From Plasmodium yoelii strain 17X genome assembly, chromosome: 11, a single genomic window includes:
- a CDS encoding nucleoside diphosphate kinase b, putative has translation MEKSFIMIKPDGVQRGLVGVIIKRFERKGYKLIGLKMLNPTEEILKEHYKELSDQPFFKKLVDYINKGPVVAMVWEGMDIVKQGRKLIGETNPLNSNVGTIRGDFCLEVSRNVIHGSDSVASANREINIWFKAEELIQWKNHSNDWVYA, from the coding sequence atggaaaaaagtTTTATTATGATTAAGCCTGATGGTGTCCAAAGGGGCTTAGTTGGTGTAATAATTAAACGTTTTGAAAGAAAAGGATATAAATTGATAggattaaaaatgttaaatccTACTGaagaaatattaaaagaacATTACAAAGAGTTATCTGATCAAccatttttcaaaaaacttgtagattatataaataaaggaCCTGTTGTTGCTATGGTATGGGAAGGGATGGATATAGTTAAGCAAGGAAGAAAATTAATTGGTGAAACAAATCCATTAAATAGTAATGTAGGAACAATTCGAGGAGATTTTTGTTTAGAAGTTAGTAGAAATGTTATACATGGTAGTGATTCAGTTGCTTCAGCAAATAGAGAAATTAATATATGGTTTAAGGCTGAGGAATTAATCCAATGGAAAAACCATTCTAATGATTGGGTGTATGCatag